The following coding sequences are from one Planctomicrobium piriforme window:
- a CDS encoding thiol-disulfide oxidoreductase DCC family protein, translated as MVTATAPAKTDATGNHNDRPIVYFDGVCGFCNAAVNVLLDIDKKERLLFAPLQGETAQAHLPKEDILQMNSLVVSVDGKNYRHSAATIRILWALGGFCSVLGSLLWLIPLPIRNAAYRLVARNRYRFFGKRDACRMPRPGEQARFLP; from the coding sequence ATGGTCACCGCAACTGCCCCCGCCAAAACCGACGCAACCGGCAATCACAACGACCGTCCGATTGTCTATTTCGACGGAGTTTGCGGGTTCTGCAACGCCGCCGTCAACGTGCTGCTGGACATCGACAAAAAAGAGCGCCTGCTGTTCGCGCCCTTACAGGGAGAAACGGCGCAAGCTCATCTTCCGAAAGAAGATATCCTGCAGATGAACAGCCTGGTGGTGTCAGTGGACGGGAAGAATTATCGACATTCCGCCGCCACGATCCGCATCCTGTGGGCGCTTGGGGGATTCTGCAGCGTTCTCGGCAGCCTGCTCTGGCTGATTCCCCTGCCGATCCGCAATGCCGCCTACCGGCTCGTCGCCCGAAACCGTTACCGATTCTTCGGAAAGCGCGACGCCTGCCGCATGCCCCGCCCTGGCGAACAGGCCCGGTTTCTGCCGTAG
- a CDS encoding sulfatase, whose amino-acid sequence MKIASLISFVFAGLALLLMTSNMSQAQQKKNVLFLIADDLNCDLHCYGHPQVQSPRIDSLAQQGVLFERAYCQFPLCSPSRSSFLTGRRPNENGVLTNPRGGKNVSQLETLSPNFREYVPETVTLPQLFRKNGYRVARVGKLYHYGVPNQIGTSGLDDPQSWDFVVNPAGRDKAEEHLVTSLITGNFGGTLSWLAAEGTDLEQTDGLTATSACSLLESFQDQPFFLAVGFFRPHTPYVAPKAYYDAIDPRSIPLPQLSEDDRQRLPAPAYLSGKKEQETMNDGQRRAAIQAYHASISFMDAQVGRVLDALDRLKLRDNTIVVMTSDHGYHMYEHGLWQKQSLFENSARVPLIISAPGMKGNGQKTQALAELVDLYPTLAGLCELKAPDYLDGVSLQPVLEDPARSVKQAAFTQVRRGNFDGHSVRTDRWRYTRWDNGSKGEQLFDMQADPGESRNLAGDSQHAAVVAELKGLLQQTYSAPPAEPVAPKKAAAAQ is encoded by the coding sequence ATGAAAATTGCGTCGCTGATTTCGTTCGTGTTTGCCGGACTGGCCCTGCTGCTGATGACGTCGAATATGTCGCAGGCGCAGCAGAAAAAGAACGTGCTGTTCCTGATCGCCGACGATTTGAATTGCGACCTGCACTGCTACGGTCATCCGCAGGTGCAGAGTCCCCGTATCGATTCGCTCGCGCAGCAGGGGGTGTTGTTCGAACGGGCGTACTGCCAGTTTCCACTCTGCAGCCCGAGCCGTTCGTCGTTTCTGACGGGCCGCCGCCCGAATGAAAACGGAGTGCTGACGAACCCCCGTGGAGGAAAGAACGTCTCGCAGTTGGAGACGTTGTCACCGAATTTCCGCGAGTACGTTCCGGAGACGGTGACGCTGCCGCAGCTTTTCAGGAAGAACGGCTATCGCGTCGCCCGGGTGGGAAAACTGTACCACTACGGAGTTCCCAATCAGATCGGAACCTCGGGACTGGACGATCCTCAATCGTGGGACTTCGTCGTGAATCCCGCCGGTCGGGACAAAGCAGAAGAACATCTCGTCACGTCTCTGATCACAGGCAACTTCGGCGGTACCCTGAGTTGGCTGGCGGCCGAAGGAACCGACCTCGAACAGACCGACGGTCTTACTGCCACGTCTGCCTGCAGTCTGCTAGAAAGCTTTCAGGATCAGCCCTTCTTCCTGGCGGTCGGCTTCTTCCGGCCGCATACGCCGTATGTGGCGCCAAAGGCATATTACGACGCCATCGACCCGCGTTCGATTCCGCTTCCACAACTCTCTGAAGACGACCGGCAACGTCTCCCTGCTCCCGCGTATCTGAGTGGGAAGAAAGAGCAGGAGACGATGAACGATGGACAGCGGCGCGCGGCGATTCAGGCTTACCACGCTTCCATCTCGTTCATGGATGCCCAGGTGGGTCGAGTGCTCGACGCGCTCGATCGCCTGAAACTTCGCGACAACACGATCGTCGTCATGACGAGCGATCACGGTTACCACATGTACGAGCACGGGCTCTGGCAGAAGCAGAGTCTGTTCGAGAACTCAGCCCGGGTGCCGCTCATCATCAGTGCGCCGGGGATGAAAGGGAACGGTCAAAAGACTCAGGCACTCGCCGAACTCGTCGACCTGTATCCGACGCTCGCTGGTCTCTGCGAGCTGAAGGCCCCAGACTATCTCGACGGCGTGAGTCTGCAACCCGTTCTGGAAGATCCCGCCAGGTCTGTAAAGCAGGCCGCATTCACGCAGGTGCGTCGCGGCAACTTTGACGGCCATAGCGTCCGCACCGATCGCTGGCGTTACACTCGTTGGGATAACGGCAGCAAGGGCGAACAACTGTTTGACATGCAGGCCGATCCCGGCGAGTCACGCAATCTGGCCGGCGATTCGCAGCACGCCGCCGTCGTGGCGGAACTCAAAGGACTCTTGCAGCAGACGTACTCCGCCCCGCCTGCCGAGCCGGTCGCACCGAAGAAGGCTGCGGCGGCTCAATGA
- a CDS encoding vWA domain-containing protein, whose product MSVTDIPEEAVESAALPRGWLPSLSLAGSLMVHLSLMGLLAAAVLPGLSGGEGTGINVGSFDTVLGDGPNLEPSIELSGGFESSGAAGTGSEEMLLDSSIGETDSSSAAPRIDESFPVLLASTGLPGQTLTQSVGTGLSGKAGGNGTGTGTGAGTGTGDGNGKGGGGGNGGRRKFFNIETKGKSAVFVVDASRSMNMPHPGPMHTRFNRVKLELLRTIAGMTEEEQFFIVFFGDGAIPMPARALVNADPATQKKYLGWMARVPAEGHTFPQQALMIALTLQPDAIYFLTDGEFDYAVVPGVTAANVHGVPIHTIGFSDNRAENLLQEIAQKNNGTYTYISSEEDEAGLIQDAGDKAASIISGLGN is encoded by the coding sequence ATGTCCGTCACCGACATCCCTGAAGAAGCCGTCGAATCTGCCGCACTCCCCCGCGGCTGGCTCCCTTCGTTGTCGCTGGCCGGCTCGCTGATGGTGCATCTGAGTCTGATGGGGTTGCTGGCTGCCGCCGTGCTGCCGGGCCTCTCCGGGGGCGAGGGGACCGGAATCAACGTCGGCAGCTTCGACACCGTCCTCGGTGATGGCCCAAATCTCGAACCCTCGATCGAACTCTCTGGCGGCTTTGAATCGTCCGGCGCCGCCGGGACGGGTTCCGAAGAGATGCTGCTCGATTCCTCGATTGGCGAGACTGACTCTTCGTCGGCTGCCCCTCGCATTGATGAATCGTTTCCCGTACTGCTGGCAAGCACTGGACTGCCGGGGCAGACGCTGACTCAGTCGGTCGGCACTGGTCTCTCCGGGAAGGCGGGCGGAAACGGGACGGGAACTGGGACAGGTGCCGGAACCGGAACTGGCGACGGGAATGGCAAAGGCGGCGGCGGCGGCAACGGGGGGCGTCGCAAGTTCTTCAACATCGAGACCAAGGGGAAAAGCGCGGTCTTTGTGGTGGATGCCTCGCGCAGTATGAACATGCCGCATCCCGGCCCGATGCATACGCGATTCAACCGCGTGAAGCTCGAACTGCTACGGACCATTGCAGGGATGACCGAAGAAGAGCAGTTCTTCATTGTGTTCTTCGGGGACGGGGCGATCCCGATGCCTGCCAGAGCGCTGGTGAATGCAGATCCGGCAACGCAGAAAAAGTATTTGGGGTGGATGGCGCGAGTGCCTGCGGAAGGTCATACCTTTCCCCAGCAGGCGCTGATGATCGCGCTCACACTGCAACCGGATGCGATTTACTTTCTTACGGACGGCGAATTTGATTACGCCGTGGTGCCAGGAGTGACCGCTGCCAACGTGCACGGCGTGCCGATTCACACGATCGGCTTCAGCGATAACCGCGCCGAGAACCTGCTGCAGGAAATTGCCCAGAAGAACAACGGCACCTATACCTATATCTCTTCGGAAGAAGATGAAGCTGGCCTCATCCAGGACGCCGGCGACAAAGCCGCCTCGATCATCTCCGGACTGGGTAACTGA
- a CDS encoding MGH1-like glycoside hydrolase domain-containing protein produces MSTTEPDSQPEPKKHLATAEDARLKASRERTANWKRWGPYLSERQWGTVREDYSDSGNCWDYFPHDHARSRAYRWGEDGLMGFCDRECRLCFAVTLWNGRDTILKERLFGLSGPEGNHGEDVKECYYYLDSSPTHSYVKLLYKYPQAEFPYAWLTEENRRRGREQPEFEILDTGLFNEGKYFDVQTEYAKASPDDILIRITVSNRGPESAAVHLLPTLWFRNSWSWGCTHEGCEPKPLLQLNDQGEVTADQATLGRFRWIANAASDGTRPAFLFTENETNSHRLYGYGDPNSYVKDAFHQYLIEGRREAVNPNQEGTKAAAHYQLTIPAGESRTVELRVTQDQLAEAEPFGPRFDTVFADRQRETDEFYDLHLPAGQGEEERRVTRQSYAGLLISKQFYHYVVKDWLHGDPSQPMPPERHQHGRNTEWKHLFNRDIISMPDKWEYPWYAAWDLAFHMLPFAKVDRDFAQEQLILFLREWYLHPNGQIPAYEFAFSDVNPPVHAWACWRVYKMTGSRGHRDVSFLKRVFYKLLLNFNWWVNRKDPEGKNLFSGGFLGLDNIGVFDRSRPLPTGHYLEQADGTAWMAFYCLTMLSIAMELATHDDTFEDIASKFFEHFVEIVDAMNTLGGTGLWDEQDGFYYDVIRAGGASFPLRVRSMVGIIPLFAVEVLDQEQIDRLPGFKKRMEWFLKHRPDLGRHISYCQPGMGTNGHSHGRHYRLLAIPSRERLERMLKYILDESEFLSPYGVRALSRFHKDHPFVFQVDGQDHRVNYDPAESTSGLFGGNSNWRGPVWFPVNFLLIEALERYHHFYGDSLQVEYPTGSGNKMNLKEVARVLARRLTSLFLPDENGRRPAHGDDPRYANDPHWRDLVLFYEYFDGDNGRGLGANHQTGWTALVSQLLEDVARHR; encoded by the coding sequence TTGTCGACGACTGAGCCTGATTCGCAGCCGGAACCTAAAAAACACCTCGCCACCGCGGAAGACGCCCGTCTCAAGGCGTCGCGGGAGCGGACCGCCAATTGGAAGCGCTGGGGTCCGTATCTCTCCGAGCGGCAATGGGGCACCGTCCGTGAGGACTATTCCGACAGCGGCAACTGCTGGGACTATTTCCCCCACGACCACGCCCGCAGCCGCGCCTACCGCTGGGGCGAAGACGGCCTGATGGGCTTCTGCGACCGCGAATGCCGGTTGTGCTTCGCCGTCACGCTCTGGAATGGCCGCGACACCATTTTGAAGGAACGCCTGTTCGGGCTGTCTGGTCCGGAAGGAAATCACGGCGAGGATGTGAAGGAGTGTTACTACTACCTCGATTCCTCCCCCACGCATTCGTACGTCAAGCTGCTTTACAAGTACCCGCAGGCGGAGTTTCCGTATGCGTGGCTGACGGAAGAGAATCGTCGCCGCGGTCGCGAACAGCCTGAGTTCGAGATTCTCGACACAGGGCTGTTCAACGAGGGGAAGTATTTCGATGTCCAGACCGAGTACGCGAAAGCGTCCCCGGACGACATTCTGATTCGCATCACTGTCAGCAATCGCGGACCGGAGTCCGCGGCGGTGCATCTGCTGCCGACGCTCTGGTTTCGCAACTCGTGGAGCTGGGGCTGCACGCATGAAGGCTGCGAGCCCAAGCCGCTGCTGCAACTGAACGATCAGGGGGAAGTGACTGCCGATCAGGCGACGCTGGGGCGGTTTCGCTGGATCGCGAATGCCGCCTCCGACGGCACACGACCGGCGTTTCTGTTCACCGAGAACGAAACCAATTCGCATCGCCTGTACGGGTACGGCGATCCCAACTCGTACGTCAAAGATGCCTTTCACCAGTATCTGATCGAGGGCCGGCGCGAGGCGGTCAACCCAAATCAGGAAGGGACGAAGGCGGCGGCGCATTATCAGTTGACGATTCCGGCGGGCGAATCGCGGACGGTTGAACTGCGCGTGACTCAGGATCAACTCGCCGAGGCAGAGCCGTTCGGTCCTCGCTTTGACACGGTGTTTGCCGACCGTCAGCGGGAGACGGACGAGTTCTACGATCTGCATCTGCCGGCCGGGCAGGGGGAGGAAGAACGTCGAGTCACGCGGCAGTCGTACGCAGGCCTGCTCATCAGCAAGCAGTTCTATCACTACGTTGTGAAAGACTGGCTGCATGGCGACCCGAGTCAGCCGATGCCGCCGGAGCGGCATCAGCATGGCCGCAATACCGAGTGGAAGCACCTCTTCAATCGCGACATCATCTCGATGCCGGATAAATGGGAATACCCTTGGTACGCCGCCTGGGATCTGGCGTTCCACATGTTGCCGTTCGCGAAGGTTGACCGCGATTTCGCGCAGGAGCAGTTGATTCTGTTTTTGCGGGAATGGTACCTGCACCCCAACGGGCAGATCCCGGCGTACGAGTTCGCCTTCAGCGACGTGAATCCGCCGGTGCATGCCTGGGCCTGCTGGCGGGTCTATAAGATGACCGGCAGCCGCGGCCATCGCGACGTCTCGTTCCTCAAACGAGTTTTCTACAAGCTGCTGCTCAACTTCAACTGGTGGGTGAACCGTAAAGACCCGGAAGGCAAGAACCTGTTCTCCGGCGGTTTCCTCGGACTGGATAACATCGGAGTGTTCGACCGCTCGCGTCCGTTGCCGACAGGCCATTATCTCGAACAGGCTGACGGCACCGCCTGGATGGCGTTCTACTGTCTGACGATGCTGTCGATCGCGATGGAACTGGCGACCCACGACGATACCTTCGAAGACATTGCCTCGAAGTTCTTCGAGCACTTCGTCGAAATCGTCGATGCCATGAACACCCTGGGAGGCACCGGACTCTGGGACGAACAGGACGGTTTCTATTACGACGTGATTCGCGCTGGCGGGGCGTCGTTCCCGCTCCGGGTGCGGTCGATGGTGGGGATCATTCCGCTGTTTGCCGTGGAAGTTCTCGATCAGGAACAGATCGACCGGCTACCCGGCTTCAAGAAACGGATGGAATGGTTTCTCAAGCATCGGCCTGACCTGGGCCGGCACATTTCCTACTGCCAGCCTGGGATGGGAACAAACGGGCACTCGCACGGGCGTCATTACCGCCTGCTCGCCATTCCCTCGCGCGAACGCCTCGAACGCATGCTCAAGTACATTCTCGACGAAAGCGAGTTTCTCTCGCCCTATGGTGTCCGTGCCCTGTCGCGGTTTCACAAAGACCATCCGTTTGTCTTTCAGGTCGACGGGCAGGATCATCGGGTCAACTACGATCCGGCCGAGTCGACCAGCGGCTTGTTCGGGGGCAACTCGAACTGGCGCGGACCGGTCTGGTTTCCAGTCAACTTCCTGCTCATCGAGGCGCTGGAACGGTATCACCACTTCTACGGCGATTCGCTGCAGGTCGAGTACCCGACCGGCTCTGGCAACAAGATGAATCTCAAGGAAGTCGCCCGAGTGCTGGCGCGGCGGCTGACGAGCCTGTTCCTCCCCGATGAAAATGGGCGGCGACCGGCGCATGGGGATGATCCCCGTTATGCCAACGACCCGCACTGGCGGGATCTGGTGCTGTTTTACGAGTACTTCGACGGCGACAACGGGCGAGGGCTGGGAGCCAACCATCAGACCGGCTGGACGGCGCTCGTTTCGCAATTACTGGAAGATGTTGCCAGACATCGATGA
- a CDS encoding YXWGXW repeat-containing protein → MRQFQWKTWSAVALLSASTTMAQAQNSPAPPAPQSVDQQQDQIEQDGLEILTRGPLHEAFAQQVADASRQGAIVNKEPPAPINELPPDMQPEGNNIQWIPGYWAWDEDRSDYIWISGLWRDVPPGQRWVPGSWVQADGGFRWISGFWTGADVQEVSYYPEPPATQEHGPNSPSPGANHFWIPGQWQYSNNDYQWQPGYWAESQQNWTWVPSYYYWTPNGYVYTAGYWDYPPTTRGTIFSPVYAQGYYANRSYTPRSVVPVGPMLTSLFVRPGYRNYYYGNYYGNNYTTAGYSPWISAPNNWNNGYFYDPMWSYYRYNGGGNGFNQLYGWNQFYMNNPGMRPPATWAQAQAMNINQFNGGNFGNGISPQMVMNQAVLAYSLNRITRNNGNSGFGGNQFGTFRQVSNDQRQQINQNVTQIREVQAARARVDQSVGFRGQNGKGDAGARAQLALPKVEGADVNTRAGARADTQPQSGKLPAPPKVQTHGQDRLNQALPDKSPELEGEARERAQKQRHELDQRVQQGSAGNRSGQDQQGNRNRPNAGDKGNNDPANKNQPGDNANKPGMNQDRPQGDNPPDRKPGANPNANPPTKNPGVNPSPNSPMGNQGNKPNTPPDRNPGANPQDRNPGANPNGNPPKHNSGSNPNTNPMGNQGDKPNTPQDRNPGANPNPNRNPGANPNPNAPGANPPNRNPGAGANPGAGSNPQGRINQETRKPITPPGGLDSQGRPDRTSGSMPGAGPHNPNDLPGNAPGTGPRNPAVPGSGIGPAGGSAGGNAPGPGSRQPAVPGSGIGPAGGSAGGNAPGVGSRQPAVQGSGIGPAGGRAGGNAPSAAPRAPANPNSGIGSGGSVPGGVKGNQGGNQGGGNPGGGNPGGGKRPGPGN, encoded by the coding sequence ATGAGACAGTTTCAATGGAAAACATGGTCGGCCGTGGCGCTGCTGAGCGCCTCGACGACGATGGCACAAGCGCAGAATTCTCCTGCGCCGCCGGCGCCGCAGTCGGTCGATCAGCAGCAGGATCAGATCGAGCAAGACGGCCTCGAGATTCTGACTCGAGGGCCGCTGCACGAAGCCTTCGCACAGCAGGTCGCGGATGCCTCAAGACAGGGCGCCATCGTGAACAAGGAGCCGCCGGCTCCTATCAACGAGCTTCCACCGGACATGCAGCCGGAAGGAAATAACATCCAGTGGATTCCCGGCTATTGGGCCTGGGACGAAGATCGCAGCGACTATATCTGGATCAGCGGACTGTGGCGCGATGTGCCGCCGGGTCAACGCTGGGTTCCCGGTTCATGGGTGCAGGCCGACGGCGGCTTTCGCTGGATCTCCGGCTTCTGGACTGGGGCTGACGTTCAGGAAGTGAGCTACTATCCCGAACCGCCGGCCACCCAGGAGCACGGCCCCAATTCTCCTTCGCCAGGCGCGAATCATTTCTGGATTCCCGGACAGTGGCAGTATTCCAACAACGACTATCAGTGGCAGCCTGGCTACTGGGCCGAGTCCCAGCAGAACTGGACTTGGGTGCCCTCATACTACTACTGGACTCCCAACGGCTACGTCTACACCGCTGGCTACTGGGACTATCCGCCGACCACACGAGGGACGATCTTCTCGCCCGTCTACGCGCAGGGCTACTACGCTAATCGCAGCTATACGCCTCGCTCCGTCGTTCCCGTCGGGCCGATGCTGACGAGTCTGTTCGTGCGTCCCGGCTACCGCAACTATTACTACGGAAACTACTACGGCAACAACTACACGACCGCAGGCTACTCACCGTGGATTTCCGCTCCCAACAACTGGAACAACGGGTACTTCTATGACCCGATGTGGTCGTACTACCGTTACAACGGCGGCGGCAACGGCTTCAACCAGCTCTACGGCTGGAACCAGTTCTATATGAACAACCCCGGCATGCGTCCGCCTGCCACCTGGGCTCAGGCTCAGGCCATGAACATCAATCAGTTCAACGGGGGCAACTTCGGCAACGGGATCAGCCCGCAGATGGTGATGAACCAGGCAGTACTCGCCTACAGCCTGAACCGCATCACGCGAAACAATGGGAACTCCGGGTTCGGCGGCAACCAGTTCGGAACCTTCCGTCAGGTCTCGAACGACCAACGCCAGCAGATCAACCAGAACGTCACGCAGATTCGGGAAGTGCAAGCCGCTCGTGCCCGCGTCGATCAGTCGGTCGGCTTTCGCGGCCAGAATGGAAAGGGTGATGCCGGCGCTCGCGCACAACTCGCTCTACCAAAGGTGGAAGGTGCTGACGTCAACACCCGTGCCGGAGCCCGTGCTGATACACAACCGCAGTCCGGCAAACTTCCTGCTCCTCCAAAGGTGCAAACTCATGGTCAGGATCGTCTGAATCAGGCCCTGCCTGACAAGTCGCCTGAACTCGAAGGTGAAGCTCGCGAACGCGCCCAAAAGCAACGCCATGAACTCGATCAACGCGTTCAGCAAGGGTCCGCTGGCAATCGTTCTGGCCAGGATCAGCAAGGGAATCGCAATCGTCCCAACGCTGGCGACAAGGGAAACAATGATCCCGCTAATAAGAACCAGCCGGGAGACAACGCGAATAAGCCAGGGATGAATCAGGATCGCCCGCAAGGGGATAATCCACCGGATCGCAAACCGGGCGCAAACCCCAATGCGAATCCGCCGACCAAAAACCCAGGTGTGAATCCGAGTCCAAATTCTCCGATGGGGAATCAGGGAAACAAACCCAATACGCCGCCGGACCGCAACCCGGGCGCGAACCCGCAGGATCGCAATCCAGGAGCGAATCCGAACGGCAATCCGCCCAAACACAACTCCGGATCGAATCCAAATACCAATCCGATGGGAAACCAAGGGGACAAGCCCAATACTCCGCAGGATCGAAATCCGGGGGCGAATCCAAATCCAAACCGGAATCCCGGCGCTAACCCAAATCCCAATGCCCCAGGCGCCAATCCTCCGAATCGCAATCCCGGAGCGGGAGCCAACCCAGGTGCGGGATCAAACCCGCAGGGCCGAATCAATCAGGAAACCAGAAAGCCGATTACCCCGCCAGGCGGACTCGATTCGCAGGGGCGGCCTGACCGGACTTCCGGCTCAATGCCCGGTGCTGGACCTCACAACCCCAACGATCTCCCCGGCAACGCACCTGGCACTGGTCCTCGCAACCCCGCAGTGCCGGGTAGCGGAATCGGACCGGCAGGCGGCAGCGCCGGCGGGAACGCACCGGGCCCAGGCTCTCGTCAACCGGCTGTCCCCGGCAGCGGAATCGGTCCTGCCGGCGGTAGTGCTGGCGGCAATGCCCCCGGTGTAGGCTCTCGGCAGCCAGCGGTTCAAGGGAGCGGAATCGGCCCCGCAGGCGGACGAGCTGGAGGAAACGCACCGAGCGCCGCTCCTCGCGCTCCTGCCAACCCGAACAGCGGGATTGGCTCCGGCGGGAGTGTCCCCGGCGGTGTGAAAGGCAACCAGGGTGGAAATCAGGGCGGCGGCAACCCCGGCGGTGGAAATCCCGGCGGCGGTAAGCGTCCGGGACCAGGCAACTAA
- a CDS encoding oxidoreductase: MTEPGFSCFVVRKGSDGSITASMERQPRSALPAGEVLIRVRYSSLNYKDAMAATGNAGIVKTFPHVPGIDAAGIVQESSDPRYTPGMQVIATGHELGVERWGGWSDYVRVPADWLVPLPAGLSLEEAMILGTAGFTAAQCVQALLHQGVMPEKGPVAVTGATGGVGSVAVMLLSQLGFQVVAVSGKGDQTNWLKSLGAAEVAGRDLLTDPKNRPLLSAKFAGGVDTVGGSVLTNLCKMIQHRGCVACCGVAGGGELGLTVYPFILRGLTLSGIDSAWCPDDVRAEIWKKLATTWKPKQLQAVKRIVPRSKMQPEVEKILKGENVGRVVVDVESIL, encoded by the coding sequence ATGACGGAACCTGGTTTCTCCTGCTTCGTCGTCCGCAAGGGGTCGGACGGCAGCATCACAGCGAGCATGGAGCGTCAGCCCCGTTCCGCACTGCCTGCCGGTGAGGTGCTGATCCGCGTCCGCTATTCCTCGCTGAACTATAAAGACGCGATGGCGGCGACCGGGAATGCAGGCATTGTCAAAACCTTTCCGCATGTGCCGGGGATTGATGCAGCCGGAATTGTCCAGGAGAGCAGCGACCCGCGGTATACGCCGGGAATGCAGGTGATTGCGACCGGGCATGAACTGGGAGTCGAGCGCTGGGGGGGCTGGTCTGACTATGTTCGAGTACCGGCTGATTGGCTGGTACCGCTGCCCGCCGGGCTCTCGCTGGAAGAGGCGATGATCCTCGGGACGGCTGGCTTCACCGCAGCGCAGTGCGTACAGGCGTTGCTGCATCAAGGCGTCATGCCTGAGAAAGGTCCGGTTGCGGTAACGGGCGCGACGGGCGGTGTCGGCTCAGTGGCCGTAATGTTGCTCTCGCAACTGGGCTTTCAAGTCGTGGCGGTCTCCGGCAAAGGAGATCAAACTAACTGGCTCAAGTCGCTGGGAGCAGCCGAAGTCGCAGGCCGGGACTTGCTCACTGATCCCAAAAATCGTCCGCTGCTTTCCGCGAAGTTTGCCGGCGGCGTCGATACCGTCGGGGGGAGCGTGCTGACGAACCTGTGCAAGATGATCCAGCATCGCGGTTGCGTCGCCTGCTGCGGCGTCGCAGGAGGCGGAGAACTGGGTCTGACGGTCTACCCTTTCATCTTGCGAGGCCTCACACTATCCGGCATTGATTCGGCGTGGTGCCCTGACGATGTCCGTGCCGAGATCTGGAAGAAGCTGGCGACCACCTGGAAACCCAAGCAACTGCAGGCCGTGAAGCGGATCGTTCCGCGCTCGAAGATGCAGCCCGAAGTGGAGAAGATACTCAAGGGGGAGAACGTTGGGCGCGTCGTGGTCGATGTTGAGTCGATCTTGTGA
- a CDS encoding type II toxin-antitoxin system HicB family antitoxin: protein MTEILFLVEEDAEGGFVATAVSDYIVTQADDLDSLRENVRDAVQCHFEDASARPKVIRLHLSR, encoded by the coding sequence ATGACTGAGATTCTATTCCTCGTCGAAGAAGATGCCGAAGGGGGCTTTGTTGCCACAGCGGTCTCCGATTACATCGTCACGCAAGCGGATGACCTGGATTCGTTGCGTGAAAACGTGCGAGATGCAGTCCAGTGCCACTTCGAAGATGCATCTGCACGCCCGAAAGTCATTCGCCTGCATCTCTCACGATGA